In the Bdellovibrionales bacterium CG10_big_fil_rev_8_21_14_0_10_45_34 genome, TGGGCGTTTCAATGATCCCTGGGCTAATGGCATTGACTCTAATATTTGGCGCAAACTCAATGGCTATAGATTTCGTCCAGTTTAACATCGCAGCTTTAGAAGCCGAGTAAACAGATGTTTCAGCAATAGGACGAATACCAAGCGTTGAAGCAATATTTATAATAGAAGATGGCTTTGCCAAAAAGGGGAGCGCAGCCCGTACAACGCGAAAAGAGCCAAACAGGTTAGTTTCAAATTCCCTTGTCCATTGCGCCTCGCTAGAGTCTACGAAGGTGCTTCTTTTTATAATACCGGCGTTGTTAACGATCACACTGATCTTACTTTGATAAGCTTCGAAGGCTTTACTCAGTGTCGGCACACAATCGCTCATTGAGACATCACAGGCAACTGGCATAAAGCAAGGACCTAACTCTTTTTTTACCGACTCCAGTTTTGCTTCAGATCTAGCAATGCCTATTACATTGTATCCTAGGCTACAAAGGTGCTTTGATATAGCAATGCCGATTCCGCTGGAAGCTCCTGTGACAATAGCTGTTGTGTTTTTCATAAAGTTCTCATCATTCTAGTTTTTAAGCCGCAAAATTTGCCGGATTCGAAGAAAGCGATTCGAGTAGATCACGAATCTCACGTTTTTCAAATGAGCCAGCATCTGGAAAACAAAGACCAACCCCTTTTGAGTTGCGATCAATGCGAACAACCTTGGCTAGCAACTTGAGGTCTTGATCAAAGTGCTTAACTCTCATAAAAAGTA is a window encoding:
- a CDS encoding NAD(P)-dependent oxidoreductase; protein product: MKNTTAIVTGASSGIGIAISKHLCSLGYNVIGIARSEAKLESVKKELGPCFMPVACDVSMSDCVPTLSKAFEAYQSKISVIVNNAGIIKRSTFVDSSEAQWTREFETNLFGSFRVVRAALPFLAKPSSIINIASTLGIRPIAETSVYSASKAAMLNWTKSIAIEFAPNIRVNAISPGIIETPIHQGRDLTQDGHLQPMNRVGMPSDLLPAVDYLINAQWVTGTNVVVDGGILL